A single genomic interval of Flavobacterium sp. N2820 harbors:
- a CDS encoding glycoside hydrolase family 13 protein — translation MKKLILLLIITLSASVAAQIDRVEPPFWYEGMHKTEVQVLFYGKNIAQNTVTVSNNVVITNITKTENSNYLFVTIDTKNVKAQELQFTFTNGKKSFKRSYEIKKRKPNSALRKSFDASDVMYLLMPDRFANGNTTNDSSSELQEKANRSLPGGRHGGDIQGIINNLDYIKELGATAIWSTPMCEDNDKGYSYHTYGQSDVYRIDPRYGTNEEYKKLADEMHKRDLKLIKDYVTNHWGAEHWMFKDMPSYDWFHQFPGYKQSNYRMTTQYDTNGSKIDAKLCMDGWFVPSMPDLNQSNPLVLNYLVQNAIWWIEYADLDGFRVDTYSYNDKDGIAKWTKAITDEYPYFNIVGEVWMHDQAQISYWQKDSPIAKIQSYNSYLPSVMDFTLHDAFGSVFNEDRGDWFNGTIKFYENFVNDFLYADPNNLLIFLENHDTGRFNQIYQNDFKKYQLGMTMMATMRGIPQLYYGSEIGMAGDKGKGDADIRQDFPGGWKGDTNNAFLANGRTAEQAKYFDFSKKVLNWRKNAAVIHTGKLTHYIPENNVYVYFRHNDNETVMVVINNAPDMQKLNLERFQESIKAFTSGKDIISDKIIDLKKELSIDGKTSMILELK, via the coding sequence ATGAAAAAATTAATTCTTTTACTGATTATTACATTATCAGCAAGTGTTGCCGCTCAAATTGACCGAGTTGAGCCACCGTTTTGGTACGAAGGCATGCATAAAACCGAAGTTCAAGTGCTATTCTACGGAAAAAATATCGCTCAAAATACGGTTACGGTTTCCAATAATGTAGTAATTACAAATATCACAAAAACAGAAAATTCAAATTACCTTTTTGTAACGATAGATACTAAAAATGTAAAAGCGCAAGAATTGCAATTTACGTTTACCAATGGTAAAAAATCATTCAAAAGAAGTTACGAAATCAAAAAAAGAAAGCCAAATTCGGCACTTCGTAAAAGTTTTGATGCTTCAGATGTAATGTATTTATTGATGCCAGACCGATTTGCAAATGGAAACACAACCAACGATTCGTCTTCAGAATTACAAGAAAAAGCTAACAGAAGTTTACCAGGTGGAAGACATGGTGGTGATATTCAAGGTATCATCAATAATTTAGATTATATTAAAGAATTAGGTGCAACTGCCATTTGGAGTACACCAATGTGTGAAGATAACGACAAAGGCTACTCGTATCATACCTACGGACAATCAGATGTATACCGAATTGACCCAAGATATGGAACCAACGAAGAATACAAAAAATTAGCTGATGAAATGCACAAACGTGACCTAAAATTAATCAAAGATTATGTAACAAATCATTGGGGAGCAGAACATTGGATGTTTAAAGATATGCCTTCATACGATTGGTTTCATCAATTTCCAGGTTACAAACAAAGCAACTACCGCATGACAACGCAATACGATACAAATGGTTCAAAAATAGATGCCAAACTTTGTATGGATGGATGGTTTGTGCCAAGTATGCCCGATTTGAATCAATCGAATCCTTTGGTGTTGAATTATTTGGTTCAAAATGCGATTTGGTGGATTGAATATGCTGATTTAGATGGTTTTCGTGTAGATACCTATTCGTACAACGACAAAGATGGTATTGCAAAATGGACCAAAGCGATTACTGATGAATATCCCTATTTTAATATAGTTGGTGAAGTTTGGATGCACGATCAAGCCCAAATTTCGTATTGGCAAAAAGACAGTCCAATTGCAAAAATTCAAAGCTATAATTCTTATTTGCCAAGTGTGATGGATTTTACACTACACGATGCTTTTGGCTCGGTTTTTAACGAAGATAGAGGTGATTGGTTCAACGGTACAATTAAGTTTTATGAAAATTTCGTGAACGATTTCCTGTATGCTGACCCAAATAATTTATTAATCTTTTTGGAAAATCATGATACAGGTCGTTTCAATCAAATTTATCAAAACGATTTCAAAAAATACCAATTAGGAATGACAATGATGGCAACCATGAGAGGAATTCCGCAATTGTACTATGGTTCAGAAATTGGTATGGCTGGTGATAAAGGAAAAGGAGATGCAGACATTCGTCAAGATTTTCCTGGCGGCTGGAAAGGTGATACAAACAATGCCTTTTTGGCAAACGGAAGAACTGCTGAACAAGCAAAATATTTCGATTTTTCTAAAAAAGTATTAAATTGGCGAAAAAATGCAGCTGTAATTCATACCGGAAAATTAACGCACTATATTCCTGAAAACAATGTGTATGTCTATTTCCGTCACAACGATAATGAAACGGTTATGGTCGTAATCAACAACGCTCCAGACATGCAAAAATTGAATTTAGAACGTTTTCAAGAAAGCATAAAAGCATTTACTTCGGGAAAAGATATTATTTCTGACAAAATAATTGATTTGAAAAAGGAACTTTCAATTGACGGAAAAACTTCAATGATTTTAGAATTAAAATAA
- a CDS encoding alpha-amylase family glycosyl hydrolase has translation MIKKIAIAFVAIILMGCKNENKSSATETPKEIAKFSPEVEENAVIYEVNIRQYSPEGTFNAFTKDIPQLKELGVKIIWVMPIFPISQTKRKATGGDDSKFASDMPAAEQHKYLGSYYAVSDFKKVNPEFGTIEDFRNLVKTAHENGIYVILDWVPNHTGWDHVWIKEHPEYYTKNAKGEIIDPINPETGKSWGWSDVADLNYDNQNLRKEMASDMMYWVKNENIDGFRCDVASNVPLDFWKQTIPQLRKEKNIFMLAEAWEPELLKEGLFDMAYGWEAHHTMNKIAQGKETVKNWDTYIEKINKDYEANDILMNFVDNHDENSWNGTTKSRLGKAEEAITALSYVMPGMPLVYSGNEYGLDYSLKFFEKDSIPKTKGAAWELRAKLGKLKNENSALNGGKNKATYKRISTTNENVLVFERIKNNKKVIYIANLSAEAVDVKIDLNGTFTNHMIGKPMGISKNQVYSILPWQYYILTN, from the coding sequence ATGATTAAAAAAATTGCCATTGCATTCGTTGCGATCATCCTTATGGGATGTAAAAATGAAAACAAATCATCAGCAACAGAAACACCAAAAGAAATCGCTAAATTTTCTCCAGAAGTAGAAGAAAATGCAGTTATTTATGAAGTAAACATCAGACAATATTCACCAGAGGGAACTTTTAATGCGTTTACAAAAGACATTCCACAATTAAAAGAATTAGGTGTAAAAATCATTTGGGTAATGCCTATTTTTCCAATTTCTCAAACCAAAAGAAAAGCAACAGGTGGAGATGATAGCAAATTTGCTTCTGATATGCCTGCCGCAGAACAACACAAATATTTGGGAAGTTATTATGCTGTTTCTGATTTCAAAAAAGTAAATCCAGAGTTTGGAACTATTGAAGACTTTAGAAATTTAGTAAAAACGGCTCACGAAAACGGCATCTATGTTATTTTAGATTGGGTACCAAATCACACGGGTTGGGATCACGTTTGGATAAAAGAACATCCAGAATATTATACCAAAAACGCAAAAGGAGAAATTATCGATCCAATCAATCCAGAAACTGGAAAATCATGGGGTTGGTCTGACGTTGCTGATTTGAACTATGACAATCAAAATCTTAGAAAAGAGATGGCTTCCGATATGATGTATTGGGTTAAAAATGAAAATATTGACGGTTTCCGTTGTGATGTGGCAAGTAATGTGCCGTTGGATTTTTGGAAACAAACTATTCCGCAATTGCGAAAAGAAAAAAATATTTTCATGTTAGCTGAAGCTTGGGAACCTGAATTATTAAAAGAAGGTTTGTTTGATATGGCTTATGGATGGGAAGCGCACCATACAATGAATAAAATTGCACAAGGGAAAGAAACCGTTAAAAATTGGGATACCTACATAGAAAAAATCAACAAAGACTATGAAGCGAATGACATCTTAATGAACTTTGTTGACAATCACGATGAAAATTCATGGAACGGAACCACAAAAAGTCGATTAGGAAAAGCAGAAGAGGCCATTACTGCGTTATCATATGTAATGCCAGGAATGCCATTGGTATATAGTGGTAACGAGTATGGATTAGATTATAGTTTGAAATTTTTTGAGAAAGATTCTATCCCAAAAACTAAAGGAGCTGCTTGGGAACTGAGAGCAAAATTAGGAAAATTAAAAAATGAAAATAGTGCATTAAATGGCGGAAAAAACAAAGCTACATACAAAAGAATTAGTACTACTAATGAAAATGTATTGGTATTTGAAAGAATAAAAAACAATAAAAAAGTAATTTATATTGCTAATTTATCTGCTGAAGCTGTTGATGTAAAAATAGATCTTAATGGAACATTTACAAATCATATGATTGGGAAACCAATGGGTATAAGTAAAAACCAAGTCTACTCTATTTTACCATGGCAATATTATATTTTGACTAACTAA
- a CDS encoding LexA family protein, translated as MLVNSKLIFFIPDEGFSDGQQFISSGIKAGFPSPAADFEENKISLDKILVKNRETTFYAKASGNSMTGAGIDDGDILVIDRSIEPQNNKVAVCLIDGEFTVKRIKMEGNSLFLIPENSLYKSIKIEEHNELIVWGIVTYVIKKLS; from the coding sequence ATGCTAGTAAATTCAAAATTAATCTTTTTTATTCCGGATGAAGGATTTTCAGATGGGCAACAATTTATCTCCAGCGGAATTAAAGCTGGTTTTCCATCGCCAGCAGCAGATTTTGAAGAAAATAAAATAAGTTTAGATAAAATATTGGTCAAAAATAGAGAAACCACTTTTTATGCTAAAGCAAGTGGAAATTCTATGACTGGAGCAGGAATTGACGACGGAGATATTTTAGTTATTGACAGAAGTATTGAGCCGCAAAACAATAAAGTTGCGGTTTGTTTAATTGACGGTGAATTTACAGTTAAAAGAATAAAAATGGAAGGTAATTCGTTGTTTTTAATACCAGAAAATTCGTTGTATAAATCAATAAAAATTGAAGAACACAACGAATTAATTGTCTGGGGTATTGTAACTTATGTAATTAAAAAATTGAGCTAA
- a CDS encoding Y-family DNA polymerase: MYALVDCNNFYVSCERVFQPQYNGKPVVVLSNNDGCIISRSYEAKAIGIPMGAPEFKVRDVIKQHNIKVFSSNYALYGDLSQRVMKILEGFCPSVEVYSIDEAFLNFNGVSLSDYHQYGVTIQNKLMKWLSIPTGIGFAPTKALAKLANRIAKKFPERTNGVYVIDTDEKRIKALKWTKIEDVWGIGYRLTKKMQGQRILTAYDFTLPHNESFIKREMGVVGMRLKYELEGKSVLSLEEPKTKKNIAITRSFEKDIVSYSELKERVSTFASVCAEKLRKQNSCCYGVILFLKKDKFKANGERYNFYKMSTLPFPSNTSFSISNLALKMLSELYKEGDSYKKAGVIVTEIIPANQRQFHLFDDENPKFQKIMEVMDAQHAKFGERKIRLGNQDLQRTWKMKQYHLSRKYTTNIKEILVIKC; the protein is encoded by the coding sequence ATGTATGCTTTAGTTGATTGTAATAACTTCTACGTCTCTTGTGAGCGTGTTTTTCAGCCTCAATATAACGGAAAACCTGTTGTGGTTTTATCGAATAATGATGGTTGTATTATTTCACGAAGTTATGAAGCGAAAGCAATTGGAATTCCCATGGGAGCACCCGAATTTAAAGTAAGGGATGTAATCAAACAGCACAACATCAAAGTATTTTCTTCTAATTATGCACTTTATGGCGATTTAAGTCAGCGTGTAATGAAAATTCTTGAAGGTTTTTGTCCAAGTGTTGAGGTATATAGTATTGATGAGGCTTTCTTAAATTTTAATGGAGTATCCCTTTCAGATTATCATCAATATGGGGTAACAATTCAGAATAAATTGATGAAATGGCTAAGTATTCCCACAGGAATTGGATTTGCTCCTACTAAAGCATTAGCAAAATTAGCCAATAGAATTGCTAAAAAATTTCCAGAACGCACCAATGGAGTTTATGTTATTGATACAGATGAAAAAAGAATTAAAGCTTTAAAATGGACAAAAATTGAGGATGTTTGGGGAATTGGTTATCGATTAACTAAAAAAATGCAAGGACAACGAATTCTAACCGCTTATGATTTTACTTTACCACATAACGAAAGTTTCATAAAAAGAGAAATGGGCGTTGTAGGAATGCGTTTAAAGTATGAATTGGAAGGAAAATCAGTTTTAAGTTTAGAAGAACCAAAAACTAAAAAAAATATTGCAATTACACGTAGTTTTGAAAAAGATATTGTTTCTTATAGTGAATTAAAAGAGCGTGTTTCAACTTTTGCTTCAGTTTGTGCAGAAAAACTTAGAAAGCAAAATTCCTGTTGTTATGGGGTAATTTTGTTCCTAAAAAAAGATAAATTTAAAGCAAATGGTGAACGTTATAATTTTTATAAAATGTCCACATTACCCTTTCCTAGCAATACTTCTTTTTCAATTAGTAATTTAGCTTTAAAAATGTTGTCTGAATTATATAAAGAGGGCGATTCCTATAAAAAGGCTGGCGTAATTGTAACCGAAATAATTCCTGCCAATCAAAGACAATTTCACTTATTTGATGATGAGAATCCAAAATTTCAAAAAATAATGGAAGTTATGGATGCACAACATGCAAAGTTTGGTGAACGAAAAATTAGATTAGGAAACCAAGATTTGCAACGAACATGGAAAATGAAGCAATATCATTTGTCTAGAAAATATACAACTAACATTAAAGAAATACTCGTGATAAAATGCTAG
- a CDS encoding T9SS type B sorting domain-containing protein, producing the protein MKKIVSILAFFISTSLFSQTILVDNTSNSPAQLVDLLLGNSCVEVSNISISSPQSVAYFNRNASLFPINEGIIIRNGIATNTQGIYNNLNLSSQINSNGDTYLQNLSNSSGQSGAITDIAFLEFDFISLSNTFSFDFLFASNEYGQYQCGFSDVFAFVLTDLSSGVSTNLAVIPGTNTPVTVKDIRDAAYNVACASSNPIFFDVFNVNNPAASTLNMRGHTVVMNAASAVTPNTPYKIRLVIGDYNDAGFDSAVFLAAGSFTTTLDLGPDQIICTGDDYLLDTGLDATYTYTWFENGNPIPGETNSSYTVTNAGSYTVEATKGACLITDTVVFTDLVVANPQNLQTCNTGATSYAFDLTTNNEITLGLNTAIYDVFYYESAADITANTPIPNGNLSSYLSSGGQTIFIKVFNTITGNFCDAVYPFDLIVTSAVDATQPVDVSLCEVPGATEYIFTPLLDAEVLNGQSPVNYTISYYNSIAEASIGVGPITFISIPNGTTSVTIGIRMQDNSNPNCFDVTSLTINLNLLPIVDDLPDPVECSEFVLPAIVNGTYYLLPGGPTTIGQVQLNVGDIIDSSGTYYIFIGPDSNGCTNESSFNAYFIDEYVPILDHCGTFTIPTAPYGIGSFYTASGGPSGIGTLLSEGTQFSNTTAATITMTIHYYAEVDGVFCRDDAFVIYIHPQPLIDDPADVTTCDSYVLPPLTNGNYFTGPFGSGIPLFAGDVISVTGPNFPGMYYVFNQAAHTNSSGSLGNCSLENSFQINLVDTTQFTAVSGCGNYTLPSIPFGGYYTAPMGGGTQITDFNITSSQTVYYYANTTVLPNCTDNLNYTITIHPRPTVDVLPSAIYCGEFILPTLTNGTYYTLSGGPTIIGQQQLNSGDIIDLSGIHLAPGTYYIYSVPDANGCDNESSFTISINPFPPADGVIDRVECTPYSIPSPVNGTVYTALGGPSGTGVVVSSSTIFDSTQTFYLYNINTATGCEINRPFTVTYNGINLPDYQQVNVCESENYQLPVLTHIAPTPFNYSIGYFYNPNGINPVPPGTIFNTPNTTTTIYVYAINGDRIICTQEDSFDIIVSETPNLSALGLVFDTDECGTYVLPTLPTTVYDINYYSQPGGNSSDLISNLNITTPGTYTYYVHASAIGNPNCNDEISFTFTIHPLLDITINGGIICVDSETGDVLRTFTINSGLNPAFYTVNWYLNGVLMGTGPNYTASQAGIYDVEFIKLTPDVGSNCNYNATTVTITQSGPAVANFTVSSAFENNTFITVNLTGGFGTYLYQLEYPNGSVSELQSSNVFSNLATGEYFVTIFDALGDCSPTRLGPIYIINYPNYFTPNGDGINDFWNIWDLSQQPEAVIFIFDRYGKFLKQLSPANSAWDGTFNGEKLPSTDYWFTVDYLPQNSQTRQTFRAHFSLIR; encoded by the coding sequence TTGAAAAAAATAGTTAGTATACTCGCCTTTTTTATTTCAACAAGTTTGTTTTCACAAACCATACTAGTTGATAATACTTCAAATTCACCAGCACAGTTAGTTGATTTGTTACTAGGTAATTCGTGTGTTGAGGTTTCTAATATTTCAATTTCTTCTCCACAATCAGTGGCATATTTTAACAGAAATGCTTCTTTATTTCCAATTAATGAAGGAATAATTATTAGGAATGGGATAGCAACAAATACGCAAGGAATATATAATAATCTAAATTTAAGTTCGCAAATTAATTCAAACGGAGATACTTATTTGCAAAATTTAAGTAATTCAAGTGGACAATCAGGAGCAATTACAGATATTGCCTTTTTAGAATTTGACTTTATTTCATTATCTAACACGTTCAGTTTTGACTTTTTATTTGCTTCAAATGAATATGGGCAATATCAATGTGGTTTTAGTGATGTTTTTGCTTTTGTTTTAACAGATTTAAGTTCAGGAGTTTCTACAAATTTGGCCGTTATTCCTGGAACAAATACCCCTGTTACAGTAAAAGACATTAGGGATGCTGCATACAATGTTGCATGTGCTTCGTCTAATCCTATTTTTTTTGATGTATTTAATGTAAACAATCCAGCAGCATCAACTTTGAACATGAGAGGCCATACTGTAGTAATGAATGCAGCCTCTGCAGTTACACCTAATACTCCATACAAAATCCGATTGGTTATTGGCGATTATAATGATGCTGGATTTGATTCCGCTGTATTTTTGGCAGCAGGTAGTTTTACAACTACTTTAGACTTGGGGCCAGATCAGATAATTTGTACGGGAGATGATTATCTTTTAGATACAGGTTTAGATGCTACATATACATATACTTGGTTTGAAAATGGCAATCCCATTCCTGGAGAAACAAACTCTTCTTATACTGTCACTAATGCTGGATCATACACTGTAGAAGCAACAAAAGGGGCTTGTTTAATAACAGATACGGTTGTATTTACAGATTTAGTAGTAGCTAATCCGCAAAATTTACAAACTTGTAATACAGGTGCAACTTCTTACGCTTTTGATTTAACTACAAATAATGAAATAACATTAGGATTAAATACAGCAATTTATGATGTTTTTTATTATGAATCTGCAGCAGATATAACCGCTAACACACCCATTCCAAACGGAAATTTATCTTCTTATTTGAGTTCTGGCGGACAAACTATTTTTATTAAAGTATTCAATACAATTACTGGGAATTTCTGCGATGCAGTTTATCCATTTGATTTAATTGTTACAAGCGCAGTTGATGCTACACAACCGGTTGATGTCTCACTATGTGAAGTGCCAGGAGCTACCGAGTACATATTTACTCCGCTTTTAGATGCAGAAGTTTTAAATGGACAATCACCTGTTAATTACACTATATCTTATTATAATTCAATAGCCGAGGCTTCAATTGGAGTGGGGCCAATTACTTTTATTTCCATTCCAAATGGGACAACTTCGGTAACAATCGGAATTAGGATGCAAGACAATTCAAATCCCAATTGTTTTGATGTTACATCTTTAACAATTAATTTAAATTTACTTCCAATTGTAGATGATTTGCCAGACCCAGTAGAGTGTAGTGAATTTGTATTACCAGCAATTGTAAACGGAACGTATTATTTATTGCCGGGAGGTCCTACCACAATAGGACAAGTACAACTAAATGTTGGTGATATCATTGATTCGAGTGGAACATATTATATTTTTATTGGTCCCGATTCAAATGGGTGTACGAATGAATCATCTTTTAATGCGTATTTTATTGATGAATATGTGCCCATTTTAGATCATTGCGGAACATTTACCATTCCAACAGCACCATATGGAATTGGGAGTTTTTACACAGCTTCTGGTGGGCCATCTGGAATTGGGACATTATTGAGCGAGGGGACACAGTTTTCGAATACTACTGCGGCAACAATAACCATGACAATTCATTATTACGCTGAAGTGGATGGTGTTTTTTGTAGAGATGATGCTTTTGTTATTTATATTCATCCTCAGCCTTTGATTGATGATCCTGCAGATGTTACAACTTGTGATTCATATGTATTACCTCCTTTGACTAATGGTAATTATTTTACAGGACCATTTGGTTCTGGAATTCCTTTATTTGCTGGAGATGTTATAAGTGTTACAGGACCTAATTTTCCAGGGATGTATTATGTTTTTAATCAAGCAGCACATACAAATAGTTCTGGATCCTTAGGAAATTGCTCTTTAGAAAACAGTTTTCAAATCAATTTAGTAGACACTACGCAGTTTACTGCTGTTTCTGGGTGTGGAAATTATACATTACCTTCTATTCCTTTTGGAGGTTATTATACTGCTCCAATGGGAGGAGGAACTCAGATTACTGATTTTAATATTACGTCCTCTCAAACGGTTTATTATTATGCAAATACGACAGTACTTCCTAACTGTACGGATAATTTAAATTATACAATTACTATTCACCCAAGACCTACAGTTGATGTACTTCCTAGTGCTATTTATTGTGGAGAATTTATACTACCAACTTTAACAAACGGAACCTATTATACTTTATCTGGTGGACCAACTATTATTGGTCAACAGCAATTAAATTCAGGTGATATTATTGATTTATCAGGAATACATTTAGCACCAGGAACCTATTATATTTATAGTGTGCCAGATGCTAATGGTTGTGATAACGAATCAAGTTTTACGATTTCAATAAATCCATTTCCACCAGCTGATGGAGTTATAGATAGAGTGGAGTGTACTCCTTATTCTATTCCATCGCCAGTGAACGGAACTGTTTATACAGCATTAGGAGGTCCTTCTGGAACAGGAGTTGTAGTTTCTTCTTCTACTATTTTTGATTCGACACAAACGTTTTATCTATATAATATAAACACGGCAACTGGCTGCGAAATTAATAGACCATTTACAGTAACTTATAATGGTATTAATTTACCTGATTATCAGCAAGTGAATGTTTGTGAATCTGAAAATTATCAGCTACCTGTATTAACACATATTGCGCCAACACCATTTAATTATTCAATAGGATATTTTTATAATCCGAATGGGATAAATCCGGTGCCTCCAGGAACCATTTTTAATACACCTAATACAACAACAACGATTTATGTGTATGCAATTAACGGAGATAGAATAATTTGTACGCAAGAAGATAGTTTTGATATTATTGTTTCCGAAACGCCAAATCTATCTGCTTTGGGTTTAGTGTTTGATACTGATGAATGTGGAACTTATGTCTTGCCAACATTGCCAACAACAGTTTATGATATTAATTATTATTCGCAACCAGGAGGTAATTCTTCAGATTTAATATCAAATTTAAATATTACAACACCAGGAACCTATACTTATTATGTGCATGCTTCAGCTATTGGTAATCCAAATTGTAACGATGAAATTTCATTTACATTTACGATTCACCCATTGTTAGATATTACTATTAACGGCGGTATTATTTGTGTAGATTCTGAAACAGGTGATGTTTTAAGGACTTTTACGATAAATTCTGGATTAAATCCTGCTTTTTATACTGTGAATTGGTATTTAAATGGAGTACTTATGGGGACAGGTCCTAATTATACGGCATCACAAGCAGGTATATATGATGTGGAGTTTATTAAACTTACTCCAGATGTTGGTAGTAATTGCAACTATAATGCAACTACCGTTACCATTACTCAATCTGGGCCAGCTGTTGCTAATTTCACAGTGAGTTCCGCTTTTGAAAATAATACATTTATTACGGTCAATCTTACGGGAGGCTTTGGCACTTATCTATACCAACTCGAATACCCTAACGGCAGCGTTAGTGAATTACAATCCAGTAATGTGTTTTCAAATTTAGCTACGGGTGAATATTTTGTTACTATTTTTGATGCGCTTGGCGATTGTTCTCCTACCCGTTTAGGACCTATTTATATCATTAATTATCCAAACTACTTTACGCCAAATGGTGATGGTATTAATGATTTTTGGAATATATGGGATTTAAGCCAACAACCAGAAGCTGTAATATTTATTTTTGACCGATATGGGAAATTTTTGAAACAATTATCTCCCGCTAATTCTGCTTGGGATGGCACTTTTAATGGTGAAAAATTGCCTTCAACAGATTATTGGTTTACAGTAGATTATTTGCCTCAAAATTCGCAAACAAGACAAACATTTAGAGCCCACTTTTCATTGATACGATAA
- the lepA gene encoding translation elongation factor 4, with protein MKNIRNFCIIAHIDHGKSTLADRLLGATQTVTAREEKAQLLDNMDLERERGITIKSHAIQMEYTYKGEKYILNLIDTPGHVDFSYEVSRSIAACEGALLIVDAAQSIQAQTISNLYLALENDLEIIPVLNKVDLPSANPEEVSDDIIDLLGCKLEDIIHASGKTGFGVENILAAIIEKVPPPKGDPEEPLQALIFDSHYNPFRGIEVIFRVKNGEIKKGQKIKFMATGNEYFADEIGTLKLNQVPKDKISTGDVGYLISGIKEAKEVKVGDTVTDAKTPTTNMIHGFEDVKPMVFAGIYPVDTEDYEDLRASMEKLQLNDASLVFTAESSAALGFGFRCGFLGMLHMEIIQERLEREFDMTVITTVPNVSYHAYTKKEPETILIVNNPSDLPEPSKLDRVEEPYIKATIITKSDFVGNVMSLCIEKRGVITNQTYLTTERVELNFDMPLAEIVFDFYDRLKTVSKGYASFDYHPIGMRESKLVKLDVLLNAQSVDALSALIHESNAFHIGKKMCEKLKELIPRQQFDIPIQAAIGAKIIARETIKALRKDVTAKCYGGDISRKRKLLEKQKKGKKRMRQVGNVEIPQEAFMAVLKLND; from the coding sequence ATGAAAAACATTAGAAATTTTTGCATTATTGCACACATTGACCACGGAAAAAGTACGTTAGCAGATCGTTTGTTAGGCGCTACGCAAACGGTTACCGCTCGTGAAGAAAAAGCTCAGTTATTAGACAACATGGACTTAGAACGCGAACGTGGAATTACCATAAAAAGTCACGCTATTCAAATGGAATACACTTATAAAGGTGAAAAATACATTTTGAATTTAATTGATACACCTGGTCACGTAGATTTCTCGTATGAAGTTTCTCGTTCCATTGCCGCTTGTGAAGGCGCTCTGTTGATTGTAGATGCTGCACAAAGTATTCAAGCACAAACGATTTCAAATTTATATTTGGCTTTAGAAAATGACTTGGAAATTATTCCAGTTTTAAATAAAGTAGATTTACCAAGTGCTAATCCTGAGGAAGTTAGTGATGATATTATTGATTTATTAGGTTGTAAATTAGAAGATATTATTCATGCTTCTGGAAAGACAGGTTTTGGTGTTGAAAATATTTTAGCTGCTATTATAGAAAAAGTTCCGCCACCAAAAGGGGATCCAGAAGAACCATTACAAGCATTGATTTTCGATTCACACTATAATCCATTTAGGGGAATTGAGGTTATTTTTCGTGTGAAAAATGGTGAAATCAAAAAGGGTCAGAAAATTAAATTCATGGCAACTGGAAATGAATATTTTGCAGACGAAATTGGGACTTTGAAATTAAATCAGGTACCAAAAGATAAAATTTCGACAGGCGATGTAGGTTATTTGATTTCAGGAATTAAAGAAGCAAAAGAAGTGAAAGTAGGAGATACTGTAACTGATGCCAAAACGCCAACTACTAATATGATTCATGGTTTTGAAGATGTAAAACCAATGGTATTTGCAGGAATTTATCCTGTTGATACCGAAGATTATGAAGATTTACGTGCGTCGATGGAAAAATTGCAGTTGAACGATGCTTCGTTAGTATTTACTGCAGAAAGTTCGGCCGCTTTAGGATTTGGTTTCCGTTGTGGATTCTTAGGAATGTTACACATGGAAATTATTCAAGAACGTTTAGAGCGTGAGTTTGACATGACTGTTATCACTACTGTTCCAAACGTTTCATATCATGCGTACACTAAGAAAGAGCCAGAGACTATTTTGATTGTAAATAATCCATCAGATTTGCCAGAGCCTTCAAAGTTAGATAGAGTAGAAGAGCCTTATATTAAAGCCACAATTATTACAAAATCTGATTTCGTAGGAAATGTAATGAGTTTGTGTATCGAAAAGCGAGGTGTTATTACTAATCAAACGTATTTAACTACCGAACGTGTAGAATTGAATTTCGATATGCCGTTAGCGGAAATTGTATTCGATTTTTATGACAGATTAAAAACAGTTTCTAAAGGTTATGCTTCTTTTGACTACCATCCAATAGGTATGCGTGAATCTAAATTAGTAAAATTAGATGTATTACTAAATGCACAATCCGTGGATGCACTTTCAGCATTAATTCATGAAAGTAATGCGTTTCACATTGGTAAAAAAATGTGTGAAAAACTAAAAGAATTAATTCCAAGACAGCAATTTGATATTCCAATTCAAGCAGCAATTGGAGCAAAAATTATTGCTCGTGAAACCATCAAAGCACTACGAAAAGACGTAACTGCCAAGTGTTATGGTGGTGATATTTCACGTAAACGTAAATTGTTAGAAAAGCAGAAAAAAGGTAAAAAACGTATGCGACAAGTTGGAAATGTTGAAATCCCTCAAGAAGCGTTTATGGCAGTATTGAAATTGAATGATTAA